ATTTTTTCAATCTCTTGATCTGTAAATTCACGTGCAACAGAAAAATCAATATCAATAGAGCCCCTATTGGTTATTTCGTAAGCAAGATGTAAAGCATTTCCGCCTTTTAATACCAAGGAATGCATTAATGTTTCATCAGACATTAATGCTCTTAAAGTTAACATCTTGATTTTATCTATATCCATAATTTATATGCTAAACACTAA
The sequence above is drawn from the Chryseobacterium daecheongense genome and encodes:
- a CDS encoding nucleotidyl transferase AbiEii/AbiGii toxin family protein, translating into MDIDKIKMLTLRALMSDETLMHSLVLKGGNALHLAYEITNRGSIDIDFSVAREFTDQEIEKMPSLLEMIFDSW